A genomic region of Deltaproteobacteria bacterium contains the following coding sequences:
- a CDS encoding cation transporter, protein MYLPHAGPIRQRVLISAGMHDHLHANDRAHPHGPERVGEQRRLVLALVVAIVATVAEAAGGWVSNSLALLSDAGHMLADAAAIGLSLFALRVATRPADAKRTYGYYRLEILAALVNGGALFAIAAAIAVEGYRRLMHPEPVHVSTMVLLACLGIALNAVGMWITSAGAHSSMNLRSTFLHLAGDLLNSVGVLVSAVLIAWTGRLAADPIVSFLIAGTIVWSAIRLCREAVDVLLEGAPGHIPVVDVSSAIANVPGVAAVHDLHVWTITSGLVALSCHIVVTCDGPGCRSHDEILTEAKAVLRDRFAIEHTTIQFESEQYRHEEVVH, encoded by the coding sequence ATGTACCTGCCGCACGCTGGCCCGATCCGGCAACGCGTCTTAATATCGGCGGGGATGCACGATCATCTTCACGCAAACGACCGCGCGCATCCCCACGGTCCGGAGCGCGTCGGCGAGCAGCGGCGGCTGGTGCTCGCGCTCGTGGTGGCGATCGTCGCCACGGTGGCAGAAGCGGCGGGCGGGTGGGTATCGAACAGCCTCGCCCTGCTGTCGGATGCGGGACACATGCTGGCGGACGCCGCCGCGATCGGGCTCTCGCTCTTCGCGCTCCGCGTCGCCACCCGACCGGCGGACGCGAAGCGGACCTACGGGTACTACCGTCTCGAAATCCTGGCTGCGCTGGTCAACGGCGGCGCTCTGTTCGCCATCGCCGCGGCGATCGCCGTCGAGGGCTACCGCCGGCTCATGCATCCGGAGCCGGTCCACGTGAGCACCATGGTGCTGCTCGCCTGCCTCGGGATCGCCCTCAACGCGGTCGGCATGTGGATCACCAGCGCCGGAGCGCACAGCAGCATGAACCTGCGCTCCACCTTTCTGCACCTCGCCGGAGATCTGCTCAATTCCGTCGGCGTGCTCGTCTCGGCGGTGCTGATCGCCTGGACCGGGCGGCTCGCGGCGGACCCCATCGTCAGCTTCCTCATCGCTGGGACCATCGTCTGGAGCGCCATCCGGCTCTGCCGCGAAGCGGTCGACGTCCTCCTGGAGGGCGCGCCAGGCCACATCCCGGTCGTCGACGTCTCCTCGGCCATTGCCAACGTGCCGGGCGTGGCGGCGGTGCACGACCTCCACGTCTGGACCATCACCAGCGGGCTTGTGGCGCTGTCCTGCCACATCGTGGTGACCTGCGACGGACCAGGCTGCCGCAGCCACGACGAGATCCTCACCGAAGCAAAGGCGGTGTTGCGCGACCGGTTCGCGATCGAGCACACCACGATCCAGTTCGAGAGCGAGCAGTACCGCCATGAA